One Centroberyx gerrardi isolate f3 chromosome 2, fCenGer3.hap1.cur.20231027, whole genome shotgun sequence DNA window includes the following coding sequences:
- the fgfr1b gene encoding fibroblast growth factor receptor 1b — MFSSRCLLLLLWFLLVLLVQLPPTQSRPATEDTDTADTVKSSEDEDDDESSSEENKLSNELSTSNEKLQPLAPQWIMPMKMEKQLHAVPASKTVKFRCQATGNPIPSLRWYKNGREFRKDQRIGGFKIRDHMWTLIMESVVPSDEGNYTCVVENEYGSLKHTYLLDVVERSPHRPILQAGLPANRTAVVGSNVEFVCRVFSDPQPHIQWLKHITVNGTRVGPDGLPYVRVLKTAGLNTTDKEMEVLTLKNVTVDDAGVYTCLAGNSIGVSHHSAWLTVIQDLPPSPVPSQTYLEIFIYCFGFFIIVILAAIAIICRLCCAPKKCDFNSQLAVQKLAKSIPLRRQVSIESSSSLQSGMCLMRQSRLSSAATTILAGVSEYELPHDPLWELPRDRLTLGKPLGEGCFGQVVLAEAVGIDKNKPTRLSKVAVKMLKADATEKDLSDLISEMEMMKMIGKHKNIINLLGACTQDGPLYVVVEYASQGNLREYLRARRPVGLEYWSGPRQASLGNLEIRELVSAAYQVARGMAYLASKKCIHRDLAARNVLVTEDNVMKIADFGLARDIHHIDYYKKTTNGRLPVKWMAPEALFDRIYTHQSDVWSFGVLLWEIFTLGGSPYPGVPVEELFKLLKEGHRMERPSACTQELYLMMRDCWHAVPSRRPTFQQLVEDLDRTLSLMANQEYLDLSIPLVQYSPLGSDTYSSSASAHSCSST; from the exons ATGTTTTCATCCCGctgcttgctgctgctgctctggttCCTGCTGGTTCTACTGGTCCAGTTACCTCCAACCCAGTCCAGACCAGCCACAGAGGACACGGACACAG CTGATACGGTTAAATCgtctgaagatgaagatgatgatgagtcATCCTCAGAGGAAAACAAACTCTCAAATGAATTGTCAACCAGCAACGAAAAGCTCCAAC CCTTGGCCCCTCAGTGGATAATGCcaatgaaaatggaaaagcaGCTCCATGCCGTTCCCGCTAGTAAGACGGTTAAGTTCCGATGCCAAGCAACCGGGAACCCCATCCCCTCCCTGCGCTGGTACAAGAATGGGCGAGAGTTCCGGAAAGACCAACGGATCGGAGGATTCAAG ATCAGAGACCACATGTGGACTCTAATAATGGAGTCGGTGGTTCCATCTGATGAAGGTAACTACACTTGTGTGGTGGAGAACGAATACGGCAGTCTCAAACACACCTACCTGCTGGATGTAGTCG aGCGTTCCCCACACAGACCAATCCTCCAGGCAGGTCTTCCAGCCAATCGAACTGCTGTTGTTGGTAGTAATGTGGAGTTTGTGTGCCGAGTATTCAGTGACCCCCAACCGCACATCCAGTGGCTCAAACATATCACTGTCAATGGCACCAGAGTGGGACCAGACGGTCTTCCTTATGTCCGTGTTCTGAAG ACTGCAGGTTTGAACACAACAGACAAGGAAATGGAGGTTTTGACCCTGAAGAACGTAACTGTGGATGATGCAGGAGTGTACACCTGCCTGGCAGGAAACTCTATTGGAGTCTCCCACCATTCAGCATGGCTCACTGTAATTCAAG ATCTGCCCCCGTCCCCGGTGCCTTCTCAGACCTACTTGGAGATCTTCATCTATTGCTTTGGCTTTTTCATCATCGTCATCCTCGCTGCCATAGCAATCATCTGCCGGCTCTGCTGCGCCCCAAAGAAGTGTGACTTCAACAGCCAGTTGGCTGTCCAAAAACTAGCCAAGAGTATCCCCCTCAGGAGACAG GTGTCCATTgagtcctcatcctccctccagTCGGGGATGTGTTTGATGCGTCAGTCCCGTCTCTCCAGCGCAGCCACCACCATCCTGGCAGGGGTGTCGGAGTATGAGCTTCCCCATGATCCTCTCTGGGAGCTGCCGCGTGACAG GCTGACCTTGGGGAAGCCTCTTGGAGAGGGCTGTTTTGGTCAGGTGGTGCTGGCTGAGGCTGTAGGGATTGACAAAAATAAGCCCACACGCCTCAGCAAGGTGGCTGTCAAGATGCTCAAAG CGGATGCCACAGAGAAGGACCTGTCCGACCTGATTTCTGAAATGGAAATGATGAAGATGATCGGCAAACACAAGAACATCATCAACCTGCTGGGAGCCTGCACACAAGATG GCCCTCTGTATGTGGTCGTGGAATATGCCTCACAGGGCAATCTGAGGGAGTACCTCCGCGCTCGTCGACCGGTCGGTCTGGAGTACTGGAGCGGCCCGAGGCAGGCTTCCTTGGGTAATCTGGAGATCAGGGAGCTGGTTTCTGCTGCGTACCAGGTGGCTAGAGGAATGGCCTATCTGGCTTCAAAGAAG TGTATTCACAGAGACCTGGCAGCCAGGAACGTGCTGGTCACAGAAGACAATGTGATGAAGATAGCCGATTTTGGCCTGGCCAGAGACATCCACCACATTGACTACTACAAGAAGACCACTAAT GGTCGTTTGCCAGTGAAGTGGATGGCGCCGGAGGCTTTATTTGACCGCATCTACACACACCAAAGTGATGT gtggtCGTTCGGGGTGCTGTTGTGGGAAATCTTCACCCTAGGGGGCTCTCCTTACCCCGGCGTTCCTGTGGAGGAGCTCTTCAAGCTGCTAAAGGAGGGACACCGCATGGAAAGACCCTCCGCATGCACTCAAGAgct GTACCTGATGATGAGAGACTGCTGGCACGCTGTCCCATCTCGCCGACCCACGTTCCAACAGCTGGTAGAAGATTTAGACCGCACTCTTTCTCTCATGGCTAACCAG gagtACCTAGACCTGTCCATCCCTCTGGTCCAGTACTCTCCGCTGGGCTCGGACACCTACAGCTCCTCTGCCTCGGCCCATTCCTGCAGCTCCACGTAA